The Stigmatella aurantiaca DW4/3-1 genome contains the following window.
GAGGTCTCCGGAGAGATCCTCCGCGCACTCAAGCGGCGCGCCGAGTCCCACTTCGCCGGCAAGGTGGAGCAGGCCGTCATCACCGTGCCCGCCTACTTCGACGAGGCCCAGCGCCAGGCCACCAAGGACGCGGGGCGGCTGGCGGGGCTCGAAGTGCTGCGGCTGCTCAACGAGCCCACCGCGGCGGCGCTGGCCTACGGCCTGGACAAAGGCAGTCAGGGCACCTTCGCGGTCTATGATCTCGGCGGCGGCACCTTCGATGTCTCCATCCTCAAACTGGTGGAGGGCATCTTCGAGGTGAAGGCCACGGGCGGCGACTCGGCGCTCGGCGGTGACGACTTCGACCGGGCCATTGCCCAGAAAGTCTTCGAGGCCCTGGGGCAGACCTCCCCGACCCCTTCGCTGGTGGCGGAGACGCTCGCCGCGGCGCGCCGGGCCAAGGAGGCCCTCACGGACGCGCCCGAGGTGGAGCTCACCGTGGGCGGCCACCGTCAGCGCATCCGGCGCGAGGAGTTCGAGGCGTGGATCCAGCCGCTCGTCCAGAAGACGGGCGGGGTCTGCCGGCGGGCCCTCAAGGACGCGGGCGTGACGGCGGCGGAACTGGACGGTGTGATTCTGGTGGGAGGCGCCACGCGCGTGCCCGCCGTGCGCCGCTATGTGGCGGAGCTCTTCGGCCGCGAGCCGCTGGGAGACATCGACCCGGATCAGGTGGTGGCCCTGGGCGCCGCGGTGCAGGCGGATCTGCTCACCAATGAGGATCGCCAGGACGAGGTGCTGCTGCTGGACGTCATCCCCCTGTCCCTGGGGCTGGAGACGATGGGCGGCATCGTCGAAAAGCTCATCCCCCGCAACTCCACCATCCCCATCGCCGCCGCCCAGGTCTTCACCACCTTTCAAGATGGGCAGACGGGCCTGGACATCCACGTGCTCCAAGGCGAGCGCGAGGTGGTGGAGGACTGCCGCAGCCTCTCGCGCTTCCGCCTGTCGGGGATTCCCGCCCTGGCCGCAGGCATGGCCCGCGTGGAGGTCCGCTTCCAGGTGGATGCCGACGGCATCCTCTCCGTCACCGCCCAGGAGCAGAGCACCGGCATCACCCAGTCCATCACCGTCAAGCCCAGCCACGGGCTGACGGATGAGGAGGTGGAGCGCATGCTGCTCGACTCCATTGATCACGCGGAGGACGACATCCAGCTGCGCCAGCTCCGCGAGCAACGCGTGGAGGCCGAGCGCGTGCTCCTGGATGCCACCAAGCAGCTGAGTGAGCATGGCGCCCTGCTCGAGGCCGACGAGCGGGCCACCATCGAGGCGGCCCTGGAGCGTGTCCGGGAGCAAGCCCGGGGCCAGGACTCCCACGCGCTGAAGGAGGCCATCCACGCAGCCGATGAAGCCTCCCGGCCGTTCGTGGAGCGGGTCATGAACCAGGCCATCCGCCAGGTCGTCGCCGGTCGTTCCGTCGAGGAGTACTGACGTGCCGAAGATTCACTTCAAGAGCCCCCTGCAGGAGCTCACCGTCGAGGTGAGGCCGGGGACGACCCTGCTGGACGCCGCCGAGCAGGGCGGGGCCCAAGTGGGCCACAGCTGCGGCGGGGTGTGCGGGTGCTCCACGTGCCACGTGTGGATCCGCAAGGGCCTGGAGTCGCTCTCCGAGCAGGAGGACGCGGAGATGGACCGGCTCGACATGGGCTTCGATGTGCGGCCCTACTCCCGGCTGAGCTGCCAGACGGCCGTGGGCGTGGAAGACGTCCTGGTGGAGATCACCGAGGAGTCCCTGACGGCCTTCATGGACGAGAATCCCGCCCTCCGGCACCAGCTGGAAGCCGAGGGAAAGTGGCCGCTGAAGAAGTGAAGTGCCCGAAGTCGGTTGTGCTTGACGGGGGCGCGTCGGTTCCCTATATGTCCGCCCCCACAGCGGCACCCCACCTGCCCAGGTGGTGGAATTGGTAGACACACTAGATTCAGGGTCTAGCGCCTGCAAGGGCATGGAGGTTCGAGTCCTCTCCTGGGCACTGAAGAAGGGCCCCGGCTTTCACAGCCGGGGCCCTTTTTCTTTTCCGGCCCTTCAAGGCGTCGCGGGCTCCACCGCTTCGTGGGCCACATGCTGCGTGGCCTCTCGCGCCAGACTGCCGCCCCGCCGCAGGTCCTTCAGGCGCAGCTTGCGCCGGTGGACGGAGTAGGCCCCCACGGACGCCTGGCTCAGCACCGTGCCCAGGTGAGTAAGCGTAGAGAAGGCCGCGGCGTCCGCCTCCGAGGCCCCCAGGCTGCGCGCGGCCCAGCTGGTCACGAAGTAGTAGATGCCCATGCCCGCGGGCACCCCCGGCAGCGACTGGCCCAGGGCGATGGCCCCCAGCACGACGGGCCCGGCGAACACCCCTCCGGGAATCTTCAGCCCGTGCAAGGCCAGCCCGTAGGCCAGCGCGGGGGCCAACACGGGCCCCACGGAGAACACGAGCGCCACCGCCATGCCCCGGAAGC
Protein-coding sequences here:
- a CDS encoding 2Fe-2S iron-sulfur cluster-binding protein, translating into MPKIHFKSPLQELTVEVRPGTTLLDAAEQGGAQVGHSCGGVCGCSTCHVWIRKGLESLSEQEDAEMDRLDMGFDVRPYSRLSCQTAVGVEDVLVEITEESLTAFMDENPALRHQLEAEGKWPLKK
- the hscA gene encoding Fe-S protein assembly chaperone HscA — translated: MSKNGYLQIHDPLKPKGHAVGIDLGTTNSLVASVLQGKPRCLPADEGDAMLLPSVVHYAKDGGVVVGARARKLAPEHPTDTLISVKRFMGRSPEDPETRKLGHYKFAEGPGRVVRFEVAGGQPVTPIEVSGEILRALKRRAESHFAGKVEQAVITVPAYFDEAQRQATKDAGRLAGLEVLRLLNEPTAAALAYGLDKGSQGTFAVYDLGGGTFDVSILKLVEGIFEVKATGGDSALGGDDFDRAIAQKVFEALGQTSPTPSLVAETLAAARRAKEALTDAPEVELTVGGHRQRIRREEFEAWIQPLVQKTGGVCRRALKDAGVTAAELDGVILVGGATRVPAVRRYVAELFGREPLGDIDPDQVVALGAAVQADLLTNEDRQDEVLLLDVIPLSLGLETMGGIVEKLIPRNSTIPIAAAQVFTTFQDGQTGLDIHVLQGEREVVEDCRSLSRFRLSGIPALAAGMARVEVRFQVDADGILSVTAQEQSTGITQSITVKPSHGLTDEEVERMLLDSIDHAEDDIQLRQLREQRVEAERVLLDATKQLSEHGALLEADERATIEAALERVREQARGQDSHALKEAIHAADEASRPFVERVMNQAIRQVVAGRSVEEY